The nucleotide sequence GATCGGTGAAGCGCGCAAAGTACCAGGACGAGTCCACGAAGGTGTCCATGGTGTCGGTTTCGCGCTGCGCCTTGCCGCCGCACTGAGGGCAAGTCACGTGCTTCCAGGTCGGGTGATGGTCGAGCGCGTTGCCGGGACGGTCGAAGGTCGCGTCCTCCGGTAGTTTTACCGGCAGATCGGCATCCGGCACCGGCACCACATCGCACTTGGGGCAATGGATGACGGGGATTGGACAGCCCCAATAGCGCTGGCGCGAGATGCCCCAGTCGCGCAGGCGGAAATTGACCTGCCGCTCGCCGACCGGCGCGTTGCCACGCATCTCGGTTTCCAGGCGCTTTGCGATCTCTTCCTTGGCGTCGGCGATGGTCATGCCGTCGAGGAAGCGGGAATTGATCATGCGGCCGTCACCGTCATAGGCGGTGTCGGTGATGACGAAGCTCTTCGGATCCTGACCTTCGGGGCACACGACCGGCGTGTTGCCGAGATTGTATTTGTTGACGAAATCGAGGTCGCGCTGATCGTGCGCGGGGCACCCGAAGATCGCGCCGGTGCCGTATTCCATCAGCACGAAATTGGCGACATAGACCGGCAGCTTCCAGCTCGGATCGAACGGGTGGATCGCGCGGATGCCGGTGTCAAAGCCCTGCTTCTCCGCGGTGTCGATGATCTCTTGCGCGGTGCCGATCTTCTTGATCTCGGCGATGAACTCCGCGAGCTTCGGATTCTTTGCGGCGGCGGCGATCGCCAGCGGATGATCGGCCGAGATCGCCATGAACTTCGCGCCGAACAGCGTGTCGGGGCGCGTCGTGAAAATCTTCAGCTCGGTCTCGCCGGCCGGCGTCGTCGCCTGGTCCAGCGCGAAACGAATCAGCAGGCCCTCGGAGCGGCCGATCCAGTTGCGCTGCATCAGCCGCACCTTGTCGGGCCAGCGATCCAGCCCGTCCAGCGCCTCCAGCAGCTCCTGCGAATATTTCGTGATCTTGAAGACCCACTGGTTCATTTCCCGTTGTTCAACAACGGCACCCGAACGCCAGCCGCGGCCGTCGATCACCTGCTCGTTGGCGAGCACGGTCATGTCGACGGGGTCCCAGTTCACCTTGCGCTTCTCGCGCTCGGCGAGCCCCGCGCGCAGGAAATCCAGAAACATCTTCTGCTGGTGCTTGTAGTAGGACGGATCGCAGGTCGCTATCTCGCGGCTCCAGTCCAGCGACAGCCCGATCGAGCGGAGCTGCTTCTTCATCGCGGCGATGTTGTCGTAGGTCCAGGCCTTCGGCGCGACCTTGCGCTCGATCGCGGCATTCTCGGCCGGCAGGCCGAACGCGTCCCAGCCCATCGGGTGCAGCACGTTGAACCCCTTGGCGCGCATGAAGCGCGCCAGCACGTCGCCGAGCGTGTAATTCCGGACATGGCCGATATGGATGCGCCCGGACGGGTAGGGGAACATCTCGAGCACGTAGTATTTCGGCCGCGGATCATCGTTCTTGGAGACGAAGATCGCCTGTTCGTCCCATTGGCGCTGCCAGCGCGGTTCGGCGTCGCGGGCGTTGTAGCGTTCGGAGGTCATGGAATCGTTGGGTTTTCTTGGATTCGGCCGTCTAAAGACGGCGGACTAGGCCATAGAAGTCCTCAAGGGGTCAATGGGTTGCGACGGGCCGGATCCGCAGGGCCGACCCCCGCATAAATACTGAGACGGCCGTTGGGAAGCGATTAAGGGGTCGGTGCGAGGTTGCGGCCGGACAGAACCCCACAATACGCCCGATGGATACCAGCTTCGATGATCTCGATTTCGACTATGCCGCGTCGATCGCCCAACGGGCGATGCGGGGCATGGTGGAGCAGCGGATTCCGCCGACGCCGAACAATTTTGCCGTCTGGTTCCATTATTTTGCGGGGGATCATGACGATCTGCGTAACGCCGTCGACCTCCTGATCGACCACAACCGACCCTTCGACGCCCGGACCAATCAGGACCTGTTCACAACCTATGTCGCGCCCAATGCGGGCGTTGTCGCCCTCGAGACGTCCGAACGCCTGCATGCGCTGATGGGAACGGCGAAAGAATTTCTGGCCACCGTGATCGCCGACAACCGTTCCCAGATGCAGGTGATCAGCGACGTTGCCGATCAGAGCCAGGCCGGCGTCGACCCGAGGACCCTGGTCGCGCAGCTCATGAACGAGCTGGCACGCGCCGCCACCCGGGCGACGCGGTTGGAGGCGGGCTTTGCCGAAAAGACCCGCGAGCTCGACGTGATCCGCGATTCCCTCTCCAAATCGGAAGAGCGCGCCCGGACCGACACGCTGACGGGCCTGGCGAACCGGCGTGCGCTCGACGAATTCCTGCGCAAGGCGCAGGCGAATGCGATGAAGCAGGGCACGCCGCTCAGCGTGCTGATGCTCGACATCGACCACTTCAAGGCCTTCAACGACAATTTCGGCCATGGCGTTGGCGACCAGGTGCTGCGCCTGATGGCAAAAGTCTTGCGCGAAAAGGTTCGCGATATCGATCTGCCGGCGCGCTATGGCGGCGAAGAGCTGGTCGCGGTGATGCCGGATGCGGATCTTGCAGCCTGCGCGGCGATCGCCGAGCGTATCCGGCGTTCGATCGCGGCGTGCACCATCACGCGCCGTTCGACCGGGGAGGTGCTGCCCAACATCAGCATATCGATTGGCGTGGCGCAGTACCGGGCAGGCGAGCCGATCGCCGACCTCATCGAGCGCGGCGACCGCGCGCTGTATCTCGCCAAGGGCCGCGGCCGTAATCGCGTCGTGACGGAGAGAGAGCTCGACCGCGTCTGGGCCGCAGGTTAGCGCGCCGAATCAGCCCGCCATCGCCATCGTGCCGTCCTCGATTGGCGCGATGCCATGCTCGGCGACGGTGTTGCGGCCGCGATGCTTGGCGGCGTAGAGCGCGGCGTCGGCCGCCTCGATCAGATCGCCGGGACGCAAGCTCTCGTTCGGCCGCGTTGCGGCAACGCCGATCGATACGGTGACGATCATGTGGTTCGACGTGATGTGCGGCAGGCACAGCTTCAGCACCGCCGCGCGCACCTGCTCGCCGATCTCGACGGCGCGCGCCACGTCGGTGTTCGGCAGCAACAGGCAGAATTCTTCGCCGCCATAGCGCGCTGCAAAGCCCATCGTGTCGGCGGCGATACCGGACAACGTCTCGCCGAGCCGGGTCAGGCAGGAATCGCCCTCGAGATGGCCGTAGGTGTCGTTGAACAGCTTGAAATGGTCGACGTCGATCATCAACAGCGCGAGATCGCTGCCATATTGCTGCGCGCGCATCCATTCGAAATCGAGCCGGCTCTGGAAACCTCGGCGGTTGGCGAGCCCCGACAGCATGTCGATCGAGGCCATCACCATCAGCCGGTCGTTGCTCGCGATCAGCTCGCGCTCGCGTTGGCTGAGCTGCGCCGCCATCGCATTGAACGCGCGCGCCAGCGGCACGAATTCGGACGGCAGGCTCTTGCGCGCAGCGCGCGCCGACAGATCGCCCTCGCCGAGCCGCTTGGCCATGTCGGCGAGCATCTCGATCGGCTTGATCACGAGCTTCTCGGCAGCGATCAGCGCGCCGAGCAGGACGAACACGACGACGAAAGCGAGCTGGAGATAGGCGGTGCGGATGTCGCGGCTGACCGCCGCGGACACCTTGTCCTCATCGATGCTCGCAATCAGGCGAGCATTGGTGCCGGCGATGCGAATGAAGCTGACCGCGCGGCGCGAGCCGTCCGCGGCCAGGAAAGACAGCGAGCCTTCGTCCTGGTCCGAACGCAAGGCCCGATCCGCGATCGCGGACATCAGCGGCATGTTGTCGAGCGGACGTCCGACCGCGCTGTGCTGGTCCGCGGGCGCCGCCAGCACAGTGCCGGCACTGTCGACCAGCACCGCCGTGATGCCGGCGCGGCCGCCGAGATTGCTCATCACCTTCGACATCCAGTCGAGGTTGACGGTCGCGAGTACCACGGCGTCGGATACGCCGCTGAGCGCCGACACCGGGTAGACCGCCATCACGGTCGGCGACTGCACCGGACGCGAGAGCAGGAAGTCGGAGAGCACGAACCGGCCCGTCTCCTGCGCCTGCTGGAAATATGGCCGATCGCTGAGATCGAGGCCGACATACATGTTGTTGGTGGCGCACTGGATGCGCCCGTCCTCGCCCGCGATCAGAAGCGTGCGAATCCAGGGAAGGCTGGAGGGAAGGCTCGCCCGCAGCACATCGCAGCTTCGGCTGATGCCGCCGACCGATGCACGGATGAAGGCCTCCGATTTCAGGATGGTCTCGACCGATGAAATCACTTCGCGCTGCGCATCGGCACTGTGCCGCGCAATGGTGGTGAATTCGCCGGTGGCCTGCGCGATCTGCCGGGCGCGCGTCTCTTCGAGCGAGCGGATGCGCTCGAGCATCAAGGGCGCCACCAGAATCACCGCAAGCAACGCAAGCCGCGCCCGGATTCCGAGAACCTGCTTGAGTTTCGCTCGTTTGCGGTTGAAACTGACGTTTGCCATCTTCGCTACCACCCCAGGCGGCAAGGTAAAGCGAAGGGTTCAAAAACCCTTTCTTGAACTTGGTAAAATTGGAATTACCTCCGTCAGCATCAGCGACGGGTCAATTTCATGACAGACGAAAACGCCGCCCCGCTAACCGGGCATTCACCAAATGCGCTCGCTGCAGTCGAAGCGGAAATCGCGCGCGCCTGCAAGGACGCGCGGCGCGATCGCGCCTCGGTCACGCTGATTGCGGTGTCCAAGACCTTCGCTGCGGACGCAATTACGCCGATTATCGCCGCCGGACAGCGCGTATTCGGCGAGAATCGCGTGCAGGAGGCGAAGGGCAAGTGGCCAGCGTTAACGTCCGCTTACCCGGATATCGCGCTGCATCTGATCGGGCCGCTGCAGTCCAACAAGGCGAAGGAGGCGGTCGCGCTGTTCGATGCCATCCATTCGGTCGATCGCCCGAGCATTTGCCAGGCGTTAGCCAAAGAAATCGAATCCCAGAACAAGCACCCGCAGCTCTTCGTCCAGATCAATACCGGCGAGGAGCCGCAGAAGGCCGGCGTTGCGCCTGGCGAGGCCGATGCCTTCATCGCGAGTTGCCGCGACACCTACGGGCTGACGATTTCCGGGCTGATGTGCATTCCGCCGGTGGACGAGCCGCCGGCGGCGCATTTCGCGCTGACCGCCAAGATCGCCGCGCGCAACGGATTGAAGAATCTGTCGATGGGCATGAGCGCGGATTTTGCCACCGCCATCATGCTCGGTGCCACGCATGTGCGCGTCGGGAGTGCGATCTTCGGGCACCGCTAGGTTACCGGCGAAGTTGCTCCTGGTCGTCCTGGCGAAAGCCGAGGCTTGGACAAGCTCGCAATGACGGCGAAGTGTGAGCCGCGCTAGGCGAACCTGACCGACACTTTTCCCAGCGTACCAAAATCCGCGGCAAAATGATCGCCGGCCTGGATCGGCAATGGCGGATGGCACGTGCCTGTCGTCACCACCTCCCCTGCCCTCAAGGTGATGCCGAGTTCGCGCAGCTCGTTCGCGAGCCAGGCGAGCGCGATTCGGGGATCGCCGAGCACGTTCTTGCCGTGGCCGATGTAGCGCTTGTCCCGCAACGTAATCTGCGGCCGCTCCTCGACGAGATCCATCGCGCGCCAGTTGGCCGTGGTCGATGCGCCTAGCACGAACAGATGCGCGCAGGCATTGTCGGCGATGAGCTGGGCTTCGCCGGCGCTGACGAAATCGGCGAAGCGCGAATCAGGAATTTCGATCGCGGGATGCAAGCTGTCGACCGCGGCAAGCACCTCATCGACGCCGAAAGGCGCAGAGCGCGGCGGCAAATCGCGCCCCATGCGGAAGGCAAATTCCGGCTCGCCGACCCGCATCTCATTGCCCTCCATCGAGGCCGTGCCGCCATCGGCAATGACGGTGTCGTTCAATATGCGGCCGGCCATCGGGCCTGCGACATTGATGTGCTTCTGTCCGGCCTCGCTCGTTGCGGCGATCTTCCAGCCGAATAATTGTCCGGCCGAATGTGCTTCGAGCGCGGCCTGCACGGCGTAGCCTTCGGTGCGGCTCTGCGGCCGCAAGCGTGCCTCCAGCGCATCAAGCTTGGTACCGTCGCGCCAATGTTTGACGAGCACGCGCGATGCGGCGGCGATCTGATCTCTGTCGAGCATGGTCCCTCACCCGATGATGATTCTGGTTCGTGGTCCCAATCGTCGGAGCAACTGAAGCATCGCCGGTTTGGTCATGGAGACGCAGCCCGCAGTCGGACCGAAATTGTCGCGGGCCAGATGCAGGAACACCGCGCTGCCGCGACCGGCGATGCGCGGCTTGGTGTTGTGGTCGATCTCGACGATGAAATCGTAGAGGTGGTCGGCTCGCTTGAGCCGGTCGCCGCCCTGCTCCCGCCGGAGCCGGACCGGCTGATTGTAATGGCGGTCCTTCGGGTCTTCGCACCAGGCATCCTCATCGCCGATGCTCCGGGCCGACAGGAATGTCTGCGGACGGCTGTGGCGATCGCCTCGCCACCACAATTGCCGCGGCCGGAAGCTCCCCCTTGGGGTGCCGCCATCGCCCTCGCGCTTGTTGGCCAGGATGCCGCCGCGGCCTAGTGCTACCGGAATCGTCAGCGGTCCCGCCGTCAGCCAGCCCCGGCGCGGGTTACCGGCGGCCGG is from Bradyrhizobium sp. ISRA430 and encodes:
- a CDS encoding diguanylate cyclase; its protein translation is MANVSFNRKRAKLKQVLGIRARLALLAVILVAPLMLERIRSLEETRARQIAQATGEFTTIARHSADAQREVISSVETILKSEAFIRASVGGISRSCDVLRASLPSSLPWIRTLLIAGEDGRIQCATNNMYVGLDLSDRPYFQQAQETGRFVLSDFLLSRPVQSPTVMAVYPVSALSGVSDAVVLATVNLDWMSKVMSNLGGRAGITAVLVDSAGTVLAAPADQHSAVGRPLDNMPLMSAIADRALRSDQDEGSLSFLAADGSRRAVSFIRIAGTNARLIASIDEDKVSAAVSRDIRTAYLQLAFVVVFVLLGALIAAEKLVIKPIEMLADMAKRLGEGDLSARAARKSLPSEFVPLARAFNAMAAQLSQRERELIASNDRLMVMASIDMLSGLANRRGFQSRLDFEWMRAQQYGSDLALLMIDVDHFKLFNDTYGHLEGDSCLTRLGETLSGIAADTMGFAARYGGEEFCLLLPNTDVARAVEIGEQVRAAVLKLCLPHITSNHMIVTVSIGVAATRPNESLRPGDLIEAADAALYAAKHRGRNTVAEHGIAPIEDGTMAMAG
- the leuS gene encoding leucine--tRNA ligase, which codes for MTSERYNARDAEPRWQRQWDEQAIFVSKNDDPRPKYYVLEMFPYPSGRIHIGHVRNYTLGDVLARFMRAKGFNVLHPMGWDAFGLPAENAAIERKVAPKAWTYDNIAAMKKQLRSIGLSLDWSREIATCDPSYYKHQQKMFLDFLRAGLAEREKRKVNWDPVDMTVLANEQVIDGRGWRSGAVVEQREMNQWVFKITKYSQELLEALDGLDRWPDKVRLMQRNWIGRSEGLLIRFALDQATTPAGETELKIFTTRPDTLFGAKFMAISADHPLAIAAAAKNPKLAEFIAEIKKIGTAQEIIDTAEKQGFDTGIRAIHPFDPSWKLPVYVANFVLMEYGTGAIFGCPAHDQRDLDFVNKYNLGNTPVVCPEGQDPKSFVITDTAYDGDGRMINSRFLDGMTIADAKEEIAKRLETEMRGNAPVGERQVNFRLRDWGISRQRYWGCPIPVIHCPKCDVVPVPDADLPVKLPEDATFDRPGNALDHHPTWKHVTCPQCGGKAQRETDTMDTFVDSSWYFARFTDPWNENAPTTPAVANRMMPVDQYIGGVEHAILHLLYSRFFVRAMKATGHIAMDEPFAGMFTQGMVVHETYQKADGTYVQPAEVKIEGAGNDRRATLLASGEAIQIGAIEKMSKSKKNTVDPDDIIETYGADVARWFMLSDSPPDRDVIWSDERVQGASRFVQRLWRLVNESAEAGKAAPAARPASFGPDATGLRKAAHGALDKVTTGIERLHFNVCLAHIREFANALSEVLQRPGQPATDLAWAIREASQILVQLFSPMMPHLAEECWQVLGLTGLVSEASWPQIERDLLVEDSVILVVQVNGKKRGEITVATAAENPEIEAAVLALDAVKLALDGKPVRKVIIVPKRIVNVVG
- a CDS encoding L,D-transpeptidase family protein; translation: MKNSAISDSYLKNRRAGPLSAIRIRPAAGNPRRGWLTAGPLTIPVALGRGGILANKREGDGGTPRGSFRPRQLWWRGDRHSRPQTFLSARSIGDEDAWCEDPKDRHYNQPVRLRREQGGDRLKRADHLYDFIVEIDHNTKPRIAGRGSAVFLHLARDNFGPTAGCVSMTKPAMLQLLRRLGPRTRIIIG
- a CDS encoding GGDEF domain-containing protein codes for the protein MDTSFDDLDFDYAASIAQRAMRGMVEQRIPPTPNNFAVWFHYFAGDHDDLRNAVDLLIDHNRPFDARTNQDLFTTYVAPNAGVVALETSERLHALMGTAKEFLATVIADNRSQMQVISDVADQSQAGVDPRTLVAQLMNELARAATRATRLEAGFAEKTRELDVIRDSLSKSEERARTDTLTGLANRRALDEFLRKAQANAMKQGTPLSVLMLDIDHFKAFNDNFGHGVGDQVLRLMAKVLREKVRDIDLPARYGGEELVAVMPDADLAACAAIAERIRRSIAACTITRRSTGEVLPNISISIGVAQYRAGEPIADLIERGDRALYLAKGRGRNRVVTERELDRVWAAG
- a CDS encoding fumarylacetoacetate hydrolase family protein yields the protein MLDRDQIAAASRVLVKHWRDGTKLDALEARLRPQSRTEGYAVQAALEAHSAGQLFGWKIAATSEAGQKHINVAGPMAGRILNDTVIADGGTASMEGNEMRVGEPEFAFRMGRDLPPRSAPFGVDEVLAAVDSLHPAIEIPDSRFADFVSAGEAQLIADNACAHLFVLGASTTANWRAMDLVEERPQITLRDKRYIGHGKNVLGDPRIALAWLANELRELGITLRAGEVVTTGTCHPPLPIQAGDHFAADFGTLGKVSVRFA
- a CDS encoding YggS family pyridoxal phosphate-dependent enzyme; this translates as MTDENAAPLTGHSPNALAAVEAEIARACKDARRDRASVTLIAVSKTFAADAITPIIAAGQRVFGENRVQEAKGKWPALTSAYPDIALHLIGPLQSNKAKEAVALFDAIHSVDRPSICQALAKEIESQNKHPQLFVQINTGEEPQKAGVAPGEADAFIASCRDTYGLTISGLMCIPPVDEPPAAHFALTAKIAARNGLKNLSMGMSADFATAIMLGATHVRVGSAIFGHR